A window of Lacibacter sediminis contains these coding sequences:
- the accD gene encoding acetyl-CoA carboxylase, carboxyltransferase subunit beta: MAKKEEDIEKNLTGDDLPQADALRSSWFKRVQKGILTSTSEKKEIQEGLWTKCPECKHTGTSTELAENKYVCPNCNYHHRIGSAEYYDILFDGDEYTELFDNIRSKDYLGFTDLKPYQKRLEDIWKKTDLHDSIRVAVGKIEGHGTVICCMDFDFIGGSLGSVMGEKIARAADYCIEHKLPMILICKSGGARMMESAFSLMQLAKISGKLSQLSDAKLPYITLLTDPTFGGVTASFGMLGDLNIGEPGALIGFAGPRVIKETIKKDLPEGFQRSEFLLEHGFLDLIIDRKEMKQKFGVLFTLFKN, from the coding sequence ATGGCAAAAAAAGAAGAGGATATTGAGAAAAATCTAACGGGCGACGATCTGCCGCAGGCAGATGCATTACGTTCGTCGTGGTTTAAACGGGTTCAGAAAGGGATTCTTACATCAACTTCAGAAAAGAAAGAAATCCAGGAAGGTCTCTGGACCAAATGTCCTGAATGTAAGCATACCGGTACTTCAACCGAATTAGCGGAGAATAAATATGTATGCCCCAATTGTAATTATCACCACCGCATTGGCAGTGCTGAATATTACGATATCCTGTTTGATGGTGATGAATACACGGAGCTGTTCGATAATATCCGCTCCAAAGATTATCTCGGGTTTACAGATCTGAAACCTTACCAGAAACGATTGGAAGATATCTGGAAGAAAACTGATCTGCACGATTCAATCCGTGTAGCGGTTGGTAAGATCGAAGGACATGGAACGGTGATCTGCTGTATGGATTTTGATTTCATCGGCGGTTCGTTGGGAAGTGTAATGGGCGAAAAAATTGCACGTGCTGCCGATTATTGCATTGAACATAAACTCCCTATGATCCTCATTTGTAAAAGTGGTGGTGCAAGGATGATGGAAAGTGCATTTTCATTGATGCAACTGGCAAAAATTTCAGGTAAGCTCTCACAACTCAGTGATGCGAAGCTCCCCTACATTACGTTGCTTACTGATCCAACCTTTGGTGGTGTAACTGCTTCCTTTGGGATGTTGGGAGATCTTAATATTGGTGAGCCGGGCGCATTGATCGGTTTTGCCGGTCCCCGTGTGATTAAAGAAACCATTAAAAAAGATCTGCCCGAAGGTTTCCAACGCAGTGAGTTTTTGCTGGAACACGGCTTCCTCGATCTCATCATCGACCGGAAAGAAATGAAACAGAAATTCGGCGTGCTGTTTACATTATTTAAGAACTAA
- a CDS encoding RNA polymerase sigma factor produces MENGSTDKEIITRVLKGDQRAYEVIVTRYQSFVFTIALRYTKNREDAEELAQNAFIKAYRCLNDYRGDAKFSTWLYTIVTSLCLTFLRKKKLQVHSIDQDHVFELADQQDAGMRANMVEEKSKIKMVNDAIALLPPDDAKLLLLFYKGEQSLEEIGLILGIQPNNAKVKLHRARQKLREKMEQHFAVEVEDYINS; encoded by the coding sequence ATGGAGAATGGCTCAACGGATAAGGAGATCATCACCCGGGTGCTGAAAGGCGACCAACGGGCATACGAGGTTATTGTTACCCGTTACCAGTCGTTTGTATTTACCATTGCCCTCCGTTATACAAAGAACCGTGAAGATGCCGAAGAGCTGGCGCAGAACGCATTTATAAAGGCATATCGTTGTTTGAATGATTACAGGGGTGATGCAAAATTCAGTACATGGCTGTATACAATTGTAACATCGTTGTGCTTAACCTTTTTGCGTAAGAAGAAACTGCAGGTGCATTCAATTGATCAGGATCATGTATTTGAATTGGCCGATCAACAGGATGCAGGTATGAGAGCAAATATGGTGGAAGAGAAATCGAAAATTAAAATGGTGAATGATGCCATTGCTCTTCTCCCACCCGATGATGCGAAATTGCTGTTGTTATTTTACAAAGGCGAACAAAGCCTGGAAGAAATTGGTTTGATATTGGGGATACAACCTAATAATGCAAAAGTAAAACTGCACAGAGCCAGGCAAAAGCTGAGAGAAAAAATGGAGCAGCATTTTGCTGTTGAAGTGGAAGACTACATTAATTCATAA
- a CDS encoding SET domain-containing protein, translating into MTKEQLLQELKHDTWVMMKPSPIHGNGVFALRDIPKGQRGLFSKNIGEWIKIERSEIDALPAHSKELVETYCLFDDDHYYVPDYGFKVMDIVNFLNHDESPNIISINDGEDFETLREIKAGEELLINYGEIVDSDE; encoded by the coding sequence ATGACCAAAGAACAATTATTGCAAGAGTTGAAACATGATACATGGGTGATGATGAAGCCCTCTCCCATTCATGGCAACGGAGTGTTTGCATTACGGGACATTCCAAAAGGTCAGCGTGGATTATTCTCAAAAAACATTGGCGAGTGGATCAAGATCGAGCGAAGTGAGATTGATGCACTGCCTGCTCACAGCAAAGAATTGGTGGAGACTTATTGTTTGTTTGATGATGACCATTACTATGTTCCTGATTATGGGTTCAAGGTGATGGATATTGTAAACTTTCTGAATCACGATGAATCGCCAAATATTATATCGATCAATGATGGTGAAGATTTTGAAACACTCCGTGAAATAAAAGCAGGCGAAGAGTTACTGATCAACTATGGAGAGATTGTTGATAGTGATGAATAA
- a CDS encoding porin family protein — protein MRTTYLSLLVVFTTAAITTNAQIKPVIKAGVIQSTWKGEARESFTQLVDQTDGYISSRNRTAFYVGAGAELPLGDFVSIEPSLVYTQRGYGIKGNLTINQLKIDALDARATAQMHYVDLPVLLKVKPVAGLQLFAGPQVSYLVKNNLRADVSVFGFSLLNRDIDITEQFNRWDVGVTGGVGYEFENGIGITAAYERGFQRLDKNQNFKAFNEGYKAGLTYRF, from the coding sequence ATGAGGACTACATACCTAAGCTTACTCGTAGTGTTTACTACAGCAGCCATTACAACCAACGCACAAATTAAACCTGTTATCAAAGCAGGTGTTATTCAATCAACCTGGAAAGGAGAAGCAAGAGAATCTTTTACACAATTGGTCGATCAGACAGATGGCTACATCAGCAGCCGAAACAGAACGGCCTTTTATGTTGGTGCCGGCGCCGAACTTCCTCTTGGTGATTTTGTTTCAATTGAACCTTCGCTCGTTTATACGCAACGTGGCTATGGTATTAAAGGTAATCTTACAATCAATCAATTAAAGATCGATGCACTTGATGCAAGAGCTACTGCTCAAATGCATTATGTTGATCTTCCCGTGTTGCTGAAAGTAAAGCCTGTTGCCGGTTTGCAGCTTTTTGCCGGTCCACAGGTTTCTTATTTAGTAAAGAATAATTTACGGGCCGATGTTTCTGTATTCGGCTTTTCACTTCTTAACCGTGATATTGATATCACCGAGCAATTCAACCGTTGGGATGTGGGTGTAACGGGTGGTGTAGGTTACGAGTTTGAAAATGGCATCGGTATTACTGCAGCTTATGAAAGAGGATTTCAACGCCTCGACAAAAACCAGAATTTCAAAGCATTTAACGAAGGATACAAAGCAGGGTTAACATACAGATTTTAA
- a CDS encoding S41 family peptidase, producing MNKKKVQVWLPVLLSVSLIIGMFFGYKLRDNMGSYAPSFFGRSKPNPVQEILELVKQKYVDTVSTDSLGQFAIQDVLNQLDPHSIYIPPVEVQMVNEDMQGNYQGVGLEFGMLNDTLHVLFVMPKGPSEKAGLQVGDRIISANDSIISGMKKKPEDIRKIFRGPKGTEVKVKLIRNNKPFELIIQRGIIPIKSVDAAYMIEPGIAYVRVVKFSATTYEEFMQNLERLQKDGMKQLILDLRGNGGGMLDDAVQMADEFLSDNKEIVYTEGKSYPRQSYAARRPGLFEEGKLVLLIDEGSASASEVLAGALQDWDRATILGRRSFGKGLVQEQFTLSDGSAVRLTVSRYFTPIGRSIQKPYNRGDKATYKSEVSERLTNGELFHGDSATHNGKKYKTKGGRIVYGGGGISPDIYVAVDSADQLPKANRMIIREQVSDAAYLYFIRNRAALKGLKDPAALQQYTNADASLNNYINSSIATDSVSPSSLTERQLATVKKNFISSLSRYIWHTEGYVKMRNLFDPLVSRALLELKK from the coding sequence ATGAATAAAAAGAAAGTACAAGTTTGGCTTCCTGTTCTCTTATCCGTATCGCTTATCATCGGGATGTTTTTTGGGTATAAACTGCGTGACAATATGGGCAGCTATGCACCTTCTTTTTTTGGCCGTTCCAAGCCCAACCCCGTGCAGGAAATCCTTGAATTGGTGAAACAGAAATATGTTGACACGGTAAGCACCGACTCACTTGGTCAGTTTGCAATTCAGGATGTTTTGAACCAGCTTGATCCACATTCAATTTATATTCCACCTGTTGAAGTGCAGATGGTCAATGAAGACATGCAGGGCAATTACCAGGGTGTTGGATTAGAGTTCGGAATGCTGAACGACACATTGCATGTATTGTTTGTGATGCCAAAAGGTCCATCAGAAAAAGCCGGGCTACAGGTTGGCGACCGCATTATTTCAGCCAATGATTCTATTATTTCCGGTATGAAAAAAAAGCCGGAAGATATCCGCAAAATATTTCGTGGCCCCAAGGGAACTGAAGTAAAAGTAAAGCTGATCCGCAATAATAAACCTTTTGAATTGATCATACAACGTGGCATAATCCCCATCAAAAGTGTAGATGCTGCTTACATGATTGAACCGGGAATTGCTTATGTGCGGGTTGTAAAGTTTTCGGCTACCACTTATGAAGAATTTATGCAAAACCTGGAACGTCTGCAAAAAGACGGTATGAAGCAACTCATTCTTGACCTTCGTGGAAATGGCGGGGGAATGCTGGATGATGCCGTTCAGATGGCCGATGAGTTTCTGTCAGATAACAAGGAAATTGTATATACTGAAGGCAAATCATATCCAAGACAAAGCTATGCAGCCCGCAGGCCGGGTTTGTTTGAAGAAGGCAAACTGGTATTGTTGATCGATGAAGGTTCTGCTTCTGCAAGTGAAGTGCTGGCAGGTGCATTACAGGATTGGGACAGGGCAACGATCCTCGGTCGCCGATCTTTTGGAAAAGGATTGGTGCAGGAGCAATTTACGTTAAGCGATGGCAGTGCCGTTCGGTTAACTGTATCACGCTATTTCACTCCTATTGGCCGCAGTATTCAGAAGCCTTATAACAGAGGTGATAAAGCGACCTATAAATCAGAAGTTAGTGAGCGTTTGACCAATGGAGAACTGTTCCATGGTGATTCAGCAACACATAATGGCAAGAAATATAAAACCAAGGGCGGACGTATTGTTTATGGTGGCGGCGGTATTTCTCCTGACATTTATGTAGCTGTGGATTCAGCCGATCAGTTACCAAAAGCAAACCGCATGATTATTCGAGAGCAGGTAAGTGATGCGGCCTATCTTTATTTTATCAGAAACAGAGCAGCTTTAAAAGGATTAAAAGATCCTGCTGCCTTGCAACAGTACACCAACGCTGATGCTTCCCTTAATAATTATATTAACAGTTCAATAGCAACAGACAGCGTAAGTCCTTCGTCGCTTACAGAACGGCAGCTGGCTACAGTAAAAAAGAATTTCATCAGTTCGCTCAGCCGCTATATCTGGCACACGGAAGGCTATGTAAAAATGCGCAACTTATTCGACCCTTTAGTGAGCAGAGCTTTACTGGAACTAAAGAAATAA
- the smpB gene encoding SsrA-binding protein SmpB encodes MTELKNRSAFHDYYFEDKLVAGMVLVGTEVKSIREGKVSFSDSYCFFDKHELWIKGLHIAEYKFGTTNNHLAVHDRKLLLNKKEIKKWENKLKEKGYTVVPLRIFFTENNLAKLEIGLGKGKKLHDKRETIKNRDAERELKKYVK; translated from the coding sequence ATGACAGAATTAAAAAACCGCTCTGCTTTTCATGATTACTATTTTGAAGACAAATTAGTGGCAGGGATGGTATTGGTTGGAACGGAAGTAAAATCGATCCGTGAAGGCAAAGTAAGTTTCTCCGACTCTTATTGTTTTTTTGATAAACACGAACTCTGGATCAAAGGTCTGCATATTGCAGAGTATAAATTCGGTACTACCAATAATCACCTGGCAGTACACGACCGCAAATTGCTGCTCAACAAAAAAGAAATTAAAAAGTGGGAAAACAAGCTGAAAGAAAAAGGCTATACCGTTGTTCCTCTCCGCATTTTCTTTACCGAAAATAATTTAGCGAAGCTTGAAATTGGTTTGGGTAAAGGAAAGAAACTCCACGACAAACGGGAAACCATTAAGAACCGTGATGCAGAGCGTGAATTGAAAAAGTATGTGAAATAA
- a CDS encoding ABC transporter substrate-binding protein, translating to MKQVQDQTGNFVSIPFPSQRVISLVPSLTELLFDLGLTDEVVGITKFCVHPEEWFRSKTRIGGTKQVNLPLIESLKPDLVIASKEENIKEQVEAVQQFCPVYCSDISNLQESYEVIEHLGFLTDRIDKANQLINNIQNIFKGLSVCSKPIRAAYLIWQEPYMTVGGDTFISHMMELAGFENVFVTEQRYPVLTIEELMKRDVEAVLFSSEPFPFKQKHLDAFKQTWLRQSSIGQLPVCKIVDGELFSWYGSRTLYATDYFIKLRESLFLSDELTA from the coding sequence ATGAAACAAGTTCAGGACCAAACAGGCAATTTTGTATCTATCCCTTTCCCATCCCAACGGGTAATTTCCCTCGTTCCATCACTTACTGAATTATTATTTGATTTGGGATTGACCGACGAAGTTGTCGGCATAACAAAATTTTGTGTTCATCCGGAAGAGTGGTTCAGAAGTAAAACAAGAATTGGAGGCACCAAACAAGTGAATCTTCCCTTAATTGAATCACTAAAACCTGATCTTGTCATTGCCAGTAAAGAAGAAAATATAAAAGAGCAGGTAGAAGCTGTTCAGCAGTTTTGCCCGGTTTATTGCAGCGATATCAGTAACCTGCAAGAGAGTTATGAAGTAATTGAACACCTGGGCTTTCTTACAGATCGAATTGATAAAGCAAATCAACTCATCAACAACATTCAAAATATTTTTAAAGGTTTGTCCGTTTGTTCAAAACCCATCAGGGCTGCTTACCTCATTTGGCAGGAGCCTTATATGACAGTTGGTGGCGACACATTTATCAGTCACATGATGGAGTTGGCCGGCTTTGAAAATGTATTTGTAACTGAACAGCGATACCCTGTTCTTACAATTGAAGAATTGATGAAACGTGATGTTGAGGCGGTATTGTTTTCATCAGAACCATTTCCTTTCAAACAAAAACATCTTGATGCATTTAAGCAGACATGGTTGCGGCAAAGCAGCATTGGGCAATTACCTGTTTGTAAAATTGTTGATGGCGAATTATTCAGTTGGTACGGCAGCAGAACATTATATGCAACCGACTATTTCATTAAACTAAGAGAAAGCTTATTTTTAAGCGATGAACTTACTGCATAA
- a CDS encoding N-acetylglucosamine kinase has protein sequence MSAIKLIADSGATKAEWCLLKGKKKKILFTQGISPFLMTSEQIGSLLKKELKPKLAKESIKEIYFYGTGCSSEHNIKSVKKALKETFPSATKIKVDHDMMGAAKALCGHDKGVACILGTGSNACFFTGTRISKNSPGLGYVLGDEGSGAYLGRKVIQHFLYNTFDEELKARFMSKYKTDRVEILDNVYRKPLPNRYMASFALFLAENRGHYMVENIIEDSFNDFFFNHLYKFRESWLYPIHFTGGVAYAFRDVLKSMCHAYELQCGRILKNPMQGLIEYHS, from the coding sequence ATGAGTGCGATCAAATTAATAGCAGATAGCGGCGCCACCAAGGCAGAATGGTGTTTATTAAAGGGTAAAAAGAAGAAAATACTTTTTACACAGGGCATTAGCCCGTTTTTAATGACCAGCGAACAAATAGGCAGTTTATTGAAAAAGGAATTGAAACCAAAGCTGGCAAAGGAGTCCATTAAAGAAATTTATTTTTACGGCACCGGCTGCAGCAGCGAGCATAATATTAAAAGTGTAAAAAAGGCACTGAAAGAAACATTTCCTTCCGCAACAAAGATTAAAGTTGATCATGACATGATGGGTGCGGCAAAAGCACTTTGTGGTCATGATAAAGGCGTTGCCTGCATCCTCGGTACCGGGTCGAATGCCTGCTTTTTCACAGGCACACGCATTTCAAAAAACAGCCCCGGACTTGGGTATGTTTTGGGCGATGAGGGCAGTGGGGCCTATCTGGGACGTAAGGTTATTCAGCATTTTTTGTACAACACATTTGATGAAGAATTAAAGGCCAGATTCATGTCAAAATACAAAACTGACCGTGTAGAAATTCTCGACAATGTATATCGCAAACCATTACCCAACAGGTATATGGCGTCGTTTGCATTATTTCTTGCAGAAAACAGGGGGCATTACATGGTTGAGAATATTATTGAAGATTCGTTCAACGATTTTTTCTTTAATCACTTATACAAATTCCGTGAAAGCTGGTTGTATCCAATCCACTTTACGGGAGGTGTTGCCTATGCTTTTCGTGATGTGTTGAAATCCATGTGCCACGCTTACGAATTGCAGTGCGGCCGTATACTTAAAAACCCGATGCAGGGATTAATCGAATATCATAGCTAA
- a CDS encoding DUF6249 domain-containing protein, producing the protein MGPAEVLIPILVPLGAMALAFGLFYLRNKENMSMIEKGMNPKEFANRPAPYRNLKWGLLLVGAGIGLFLAYVLHTYVLKIDEENPVMYFSMIGIFGGLGLILSYRIEKKETLDKV; encoded by the coding sequence ATGGGTCCTGCTGAAGTTTTAATTCCGATACTGGTTCCGCTGGGAGCAATGGCATTGGCATTTGGTCTGTTCTATTTAAGGAACAAAGAAAATATGTCGATGATTGAAAAAGGGATGAATCCGAAAGAATTCGCTAACCGTCCTGCGCCATATCGCAATCTGAAGTGGGGTTTGTTGCTGGTGGGTGCGGGCATTGGGTTATTCCTTGCTTATGTTCTGCACACATATGTATTAAAGATCGATGAAGAGAATCCGGTGATGTACTTTTCAATGATCGGCATTTTTGGAGGGCTGGGCCTTATCCTTTCATACCGCATCGAGAAAAAGGAAACGCTGGATAAAGTATAA
- a CDS encoding pyridoxal-phosphate dependent enzyme has protein sequence MNIKNNILETIGNTPIIRLNKITRQLPCTVTAKVDYFNPGNSIKDRMALKMVEVAEQEGKLKPGGTIIEGTSGNTGMGLALAAVVKGYKCIFVTTDKQSKEKADILKAVGAEVIVCPTNVLPEDPRSYYSVAARLAKEVPNSLHMNQYDNLANRLAHYESTGPEIWEQTDGKITHFVCTAGTGGTITGAAKYLKEKNPNIQVWAIDVYGSLLTKYFRTGEIDMGEVHPYISEGFGEDFVPKNYDMSVIDHFEQVTDKDGAIMARRLAKEEGLFCGYSAGSCLQGLMQLKDRLKKDDLVVCVFHDHGSRYVGKVYNDQWMMERGFLDVKTFKDIVSSRAHNRLISIEPTHTVAEAVELMKKYDIEQIPVINGNGQIGSISENGLFNKVFSNPEIKHASVEAVMEAPLPIVAFDTPIERLSTLISKENGAVLSKDEAGNFHIVTKYDIIQSLAK, from the coding sequence ATGAATATTAAGAACAACATTCTCGAAACGATCGGGAACACACCTATCATCAGGTTAAACAAAATCACCCGTCAACTCCCCTGCACTGTTACTGCCAAGGTTGATTATTTCAATCCAGGCAATTCCATTAAAGACCGTATGGCGTTAAAGATGGTGGAAGTTGCAGAACAGGAAGGAAAATTAAAACCCGGCGGTACAATCATTGAAGGAACAAGCGGTAACACAGGTATGGGACTTGCATTGGCGGCCGTAGTAAAAGGTTACAAATGTATTTTCGTTACTACCGATAAACAATCGAAAGAGAAGGCTGATATTTTAAAAGCTGTAGGTGCAGAAGTGATCGTGTGCCCAACAAATGTTTTACCTGAAGATCCACGTAGTTATTATAGTGTAGCAGCAAGGCTGGCAAAAGAAGTTCCCAACTCCTTACACATGAATCAATACGATAATCTTGCAAACCGGTTGGCACATTATGAATCAACAGGTCCTGAAATTTGGGAGCAAACCGATGGAAAGATCACACATTTTGTTTGCACTGCAGGTACAGGTGGTACGATTACCGGTGCTGCAAAATACCTGAAAGAAAAAAATCCAAACATACAGGTATGGGCCATTGATGTGTACGGTTCATTGCTTACAAAGTATTTCCGCACAGGTGAAATTGATATGGGTGAAGTTCATCCTTATATCAGTGAAGGTTTTGGTGAAGACTTTGTGCCGAAGAATTATGATATGAGTGTGATCGATCATTTTGAACAGGTAACTGATAAAGACGGTGCTATCATGGCACGGAGGCTTGCAAAAGAAGAGGGTTTGTTTTGCGGTTACAGCGCAGGAAGTTGTTTGCAGGGATTGATGCAGTTGAAAGACCGTTTAAAGAAAGATGATCTGGTTGTTTGTGTTTTTCATGATCATGGCAGTCGCTACGTTGGTAAAGTATATAACGATCAATGGATGATGGAGCGTGGTTTCCTTGATGTAAAAACATTTAAGGATATTGTTTCTTCACGTGCACATAACCGTTTGATCAGTATTGAACCTACACATACTGTTGCTGAAGCTGTAGAGCTGATGAAGAAATATGATATTGAACAGATACCTGTAATTAACGGTAATGGCCAGATCGGTTCTATTTCTGAAAACGGGTTGTTCAATAAAGTTTTTTCCAATCCGGAGATAAAGCATGCAAGTGTGGAAGCAGTCATGGAAGCTCCTTTACCAATCGTTGCATTTGATACACCCATTGAGCGATTAAGTACACTCATCAGCAAAGAGAATGGAGCAGTATTAAGCAAAGATGAAGCAGGAAATTTTCATATTGTTACCAAGTACGACATCATACAATCGCTGGCGAAATGA
- the fbaA gene encoding class II fructose-bisphosphate aldolase, translating into MSKYRAGVLFGEELEALLKDAKDNEFALPAVNTIGTNTINATLETAAKVNSPVIIQFSNGGAQFIAGKGMPNDKLQGNISGAISGALHIHNVAKYYGVPVVLHTDHAAKKWLPWISGLIDAGVEYKKEKGQPLFSSHMLDLSEEPLEENIHTSVEYFKRMAPLGMGIEIELGVTGGEEDGVDNSDVDNEKLYTQPAHVEYAYTELSKVGKLFTVAAAFGNVHGVYKSGNVQLTPIILHNSQVHIEKKLGTGPKPVYFVFHGGSGSPQHQIREAISYGAIKMNIDTDLQWAFWEGILNNYKKNEGYLQGQLGNPEGPDSPNKKHYDPRVWLRKGEESFIKRLEVAFEDLNCVNRNA; encoded by the coding sequence ATGAGCAAGTACAGAGCCGGCGTCCTTTTTGGTGAAGAACTCGAGGCATTATTAAAAGATGCAAAAGATAATGAGTTTGCACTCCCCGCAGTAAATACAATCGGTACAAATACAATCAATGCAACGCTTGAAACAGCAGCAAAAGTAAACTCTCCCGTGATCATTCAATTCTCAAATGGCGGTGCACAATTCATTGCCGGCAAGGGAATGCCAAACGACAAATTGCAGGGAAATATCAGTGGTGCTATTTCCGGTGCGTTGCATATTCATAACGTAGCTAAATATTATGGTGTGCCTGTTGTGTTACATACCGATCATGCCGCAAAAAAATGGTTACCCTGGATCAGTGGATTAATTGATGCCGGTGTAGAATACAAAAAAGAAAAAGGTCAACCTCTTTTCTCTTCACATATGCTCGATTTGAGTGAAGAACCGTTGGAAGAAAACATTCATACTTCAGTAGAATATTTCAAACGTATGGCTCCATTAGGCATGGGTATTGAAATTGAACTGGGTGTTACAGGTGGTGAAGAAGATGGTGTAGATAACAGCGATGTTGACAATGAAAAACTTTACACACAGCCAGCGCATGTTGAATATGCTTATACTGAATTGAGCAAAGTGGGCAAACTCTTTACTGTGGCTGCTGCTTTTGGAAATGTACATGGTGTTTATAAATCAGGCAATGTGCAGTTAACTCCAATCATTTTACATAACAGCCAGGTGCATATTGAGAAAAAATTAGGTACAGGACCAAAACCTGTTTACTTCGTATTCCACGGCGGTAGCGGTTCACCTCAACATCAGATCCGTGAAGCTATCAGCTACGGTGCCATTAAAATGAATATCGATACCGATCTGCAATGGGCATTCTGGGAAGGTATTCTCAACAATTACAAAAAGAACGAAGGCTATCTGCAAGGTCAGCTCGGTAATCCCGAAGGCCCGGATAGCCCTAACAAAAAACATTACGATCCCCGTGTATGGTTGCGTAAAGGCGAAGAAAGCTTTATCAAACGCCTCGAGGTTGCTTTCGAAGATCTGAACTGTGTGAATAGAAACGCTTAA
- the murQ gene encoding N-acetylmuramic acid 6-phosphate etherase, with protein sequence MAEQFVRITEQESHYHHLENMTVAELLQNINKEDSTVPAAVEKAIPQIEPLVTAITDKMLMGGRLFYIGAGTSGRLGIVDASECPPTYGVPYGLVIGIIAGGEKAITNAVEFAEDNKEQGWADLIAHNVSDKDVVIGIAASGTTPYVIGALEECRKRNIITGSISCNPGSPVSAAADYPIEVVVGPEFVTGSTRMKSGTAQKLVLNMISTSIMIQLGRVEDNRMVNMQLSNEKLVDRGVKMLMLRSGLTDYNEARDLLLTHGTVRKALTSIGQ encoded by the coding sequence ATGGCGGAACAATTTGTACGAATTACTGAACAGGAATCGCATTATCATCACCTGGAAAATATGACTGTAGCAGAACTGCTGCAAAACATTAACAAGGAAGACAGTACCGTGCCTGCCGCTGTTGAAAAAGCCATACCCCAAATTGAACCGTTGGTTACCGCCATCACAGATAAAATGCTCATGGGGGGCCGTCTTTTTTACATTGGCGCCGGCACAAGTGGCCGCTTGGGTATTGTTGATGCCAGCGAATGTCCGCCAACTTATGGTGTTCCTTATGGTTTGGTGATCGGCATTATTGCGGGTGGCGAAAAAGCCATTACAAACGCCGTTGAGTTTGCAGAAGACAATAAAGAACAAGGCTGGGCCGATCTTATAGCCCATAATGTTTCAGATAAAGATGTGGTGATTGGTATTGCTGCCAGCGGAACTACACCTTATGTAATTGGCGCATTGGAAGAATGCCGCAAACGAAATATCATAACTGGCAGCATCAGTTGTAATCCCGGTTCGCCTGTTTCAGCTGCTGCCGATTACCCCATTGAAGTGGTAGTAGGTCCTGAATTTGTGACTGGCAGCACCCGCATGAAAAGCGGCACCGCCCAAAAACTGGTGTTGAATATGATTTCTACCTCCATCATGATCCAGTTGGGCAGGGTAGAAGACAACCGCATGGTGAATATGCAGCTGAGCAACGAAAAACTTGTGGACCGGGGTGTAAAAATGCTTATGCTTCGCAGCGGACTCACAGACTACAATGAAGCCCGGGATCTCCTGCTCACACATGGCACCGTAAGAAAAGCGCTCACATCCATTGGACAATAA